The following is a genomic window from Devosia neptuniae.
GCGACATCGGAGGTGATGTCGAATTCGATGCGCAATGTATTCTCGCCAACACGGACCTTGCCGGTGACGTCGATATCGTTGCGGACGAAAGAATTCTGGGTTTTGGCGATGATTTCGCCATTGAGCAGGATGGTGGCGATGCAATCGACTTCGGCCAGGGTCAGCGTCAGATAGCCCTCGATATCGGCCGCCGTCGCGGTGAAATCGCGTTCGACATTCCAGGCCGTTTCACCGACCCACATGACGGTTTTTTCGTTCTCACCGTAATAGGGATCGGGCAGCCGATCGGCGGCCAGCAGGGCCGAATGCACATCGCCGGGCAGCGTGATCGGCACCGCGATATCGCTGGTCGGTGAGGACAGGTTGAAGACGCCGCCCAGATCGAGGGCGGAATAGGCCGGTGCTGACATTGAGATCTCCTCCAAGACGCCGCGAGCGGGCATCTGTCCTTGCGAAGTGCTTATGCAATCGATTTCGGAAACGGTTTTTAGCCTGTTCGGGCCGAATCGCCAATGGGCGAAAGCAGATTTTTGCAACGTTGCGGAAGCCGGCAACTAGGTCAGCACGGGTTACCGATGTATTAGGGGTTGATTGCGTAATATGCCCCGACGAGGGGGCTCGTAGACCATGTCGCTATTTGACAGATTGGCCGGGCGCTATGCCCCGCGGCCGAAAAACCAGGAGCTTGCGCTGGCCCAGGCGCGCTCCTTCATCCGCCAGGCTCCCGTGCTTTATGCCATCCTCGTGGCCAACAGCATTTTGCTGGCCCTAACACAGAGCACGGCGCCGGCCATGTTGCGCTATGGCGTGCCCTGCCTGCTCATACTGGCGTGCCTTGCACGGCTGGGCATGTGGTGGAGCAAACGACATCGCGATCTCACGGGCGAGCAAGCCGCTGCCTTGCTCACCAGCACAACCTATGTGGCCATTTCGCTGTCGCTGGCGTTCTCGGCCTGGGCGCTGGCGCTGTTTCCGCATGGCGATGCCTTTCAGCAGGCGCATGTGGTGTTCTACATGGCCATTACCAGCATTTGCTGTCTGTTCTGCCTCAGCTATCTGCGGGTCGCAGCGGCTTTGTCGGCACTGGGCGTGCTGGTGCCGTTCTTTGGCTTTTTCGCCTTTAGCGGCAATCCGGTACTGTTGGTGCTGGCGATCAATCTGCTGCTGATCACCCTGGCCTTGCTGGTGGTGGTGGCGGGCAATTCGCGTGATTTCGCAGCTCTTGTCGCTTCCCGTTCGGAGACGGCGCGGCAGCAGGATGAGGCGCAAAACCTCTATGCGGAAAACGAGCGGCTGGCGCATCTGGATAGCCTGACCGGATTGCCCAACAGGCACACTTTTCACCGCGAATTGCAGGCGCGGCTGGATGCGGCTGCCGCCGCTGGCAAACGGCTGAGCGTGGCGCGGCTCGATCTCGACAAGTTCAAATCGGTCAACGAGATTTTCGGCCACGCCGCGGGTGATCGTGTGCTGCAGGAAGTCGCCAACCGCACCCGCGCGCTGGGCGCCTATGTGGCCCGGCTCGACAATGCCCAGTTCGGATTGATCTGCGACGAACCGCGTACCGAGACGCAGGCCGCCGCATGGGGCGAGACATTGTGCACGGTGGTGCGCCGCCCTTTCGTCTTTGCCGAGGCGAGCTTGCATGTCACGGCGTCGGCCGGGGTGGCGCTGTCGCAGCCGGGGGACCGGGCCGAAATCCTGTTCGATCGAGCCGACTACGTGACGTCGGTCGCCAAGCGAGAGGCGCGGGGCGGCGCGGTGGTGTTCTCCGCTCGGCACGAGGAGGAAATCAGCCGGGTGCGCGCGATGGAGCACGCCTTACACACGGCCGATCTCGATGAAGAAATCTATGTGCTGTTCCAGCCGCAATTCGATATCTCGCTCGACCGCGTGACCGGCTACGAAGTGCTGGCGCGCTGGCGCAGTCCGGTATTGGGTGAGGTATCGCCAGCCGACTTCATTCCGATGGCCGAGCATTCCGGCATCGTGCCCAAGATCACGCAGGCGGTGGTGCGCAAGGCCCTGGCGGTGATCGACCAATTGCCGCCGCCGATGCGGCTCTCGGTCAACCTCTCGGCGCATGATGTCAGCTCGATGACCGCCATCGAGGGCATCGTGTCCCTGATCGGGAAGGCGGGAACGCCCTGCCGGATCGATTTTGAAATCACCGAAACGGCGGTGATGGGCGATATGCAACAGGCCAATGCGGCGCTGCTGGCGCTGTTGGCGCTGGGGTCGCGGATTGCGCTGGATGATTTCGGCACCGGCCATTCGAGCCTGACGCATGTGCAGAAGCTGCCGCTGGACCGCATCAAGATCGACCGCAGCTTCGTGGCCGTGGTCAATAGCGACGCGACCAGCCGCGCCATCATCAAGACCACGATCGATCTGTGCCGCAATCTGGGTGTGTCCTGCGTGTTCGAAGGGATCGAGACGGAGGAACAGCTTGAGGCCTTGCTGGGCTTGGGCGGCTCGGTGATGCAGGGCTATCTGTTTGGCCGGCCGATGACCCAGCAGATGATGCTGGAAAAGCTGTCGAGCCCGCAGCCGGGCTGGCAGGCCAGCCGTAACCGCCTGTTTGGCGCCGGAAAGTAAACGAGCCCCGCCATATTGGCGGGGCCCATCTGGATTATTGCGCTGCTTCTTCAGGCTGGTCGGCATCGATGAAGCCGCCGGACTGGCGGTGCCAGAGGCTGGCATAAATGCCGCCGGTTTCGAGCAATTGGGCATGGGTGCCCTGTTCGACCACGACGCCCTTATCGAGGACCACCAGCCGGTCCATCATGGCGATGGTGGAGAGGCGGTGGGCAATGGCGATCACCGTCTTGCCCTTCATCAGCAATTGCAGCTGGCCCTGGATCGCCGCTTCGACCTCGCTGTCGAGGGCGGAGGTGGCTTCGTCGAGCACCAGGATCGGCGCATTCTTGAGCAGGACGCGGGCGATGGCGATACGCTGGCGCTGTCCGCCCGAAAGCTTGACGCCCCGCTCGCCGACATGGGCATCGAAGCCCTTGCGGCCTTGCAGATCGCTCAGCCCCTCGATGAAGCTTGTGGCCTCGGCAAGGTCAGCGGCTTCGCGCATCATCTCCTCGGTCGCGTCGGGGCGACCATAGACGATGTTGTCGCGCACCGAGCGGTGCAGCAGAGACGTATCCTGCGTCACCACGCCGATATTGGCGCGCAGGCTATCCTGCGTGACCTTGGCGATGTCCTGCCCATCCACGAAGATATGGCCATCGGCGCGATCGTAGAAGCGGAGCAGCAGGTTGACGATGGTCGACTTGCCGGCGCCGGAGCGACCAACCAGGCCGATCTTTTCGCCCGGACGGATATGCAGGTTGAGATGGTCGATCACGCCGGTTTTCTTGCCGTAGTGGAACGAGACATTCTCGAACTTGATATCGCCCTTGACGGTGCCGATGGGCTGGGCGCCCGGAGCATCGGAGACGACGCGGGGAAGCGAGAAGGACGCAATGCCATCCTTGACCGTGCCGATATTTTCGAACAGGGCCGACATTTCCCACATCACCCATTGGCTCATGCCCTGGAAGCGCATGACGAGGCCCAGCGAAACGGCCAGGGCGCCCGGGCTCATCAAGCCCTGCATCCACAGCCAGATGCCGGTTGCCCCTACCGCAAAGAGCAGTAGCGCATTGGACCACAGCACCAGCATGTTGAGCACGGTGAACAGGCGCATCTGCCGGTAGACGGTGTCGAGGAACTCGTCCATCGCCTCCTTGGCATAGCCCTCCTCGCGATTGGAATGGCTGAAGAGCTTCACCGTGGCGATATTGGTGTAGCTGTCGACGATGCGGCCGGTCATCATCGAGCGGGCATCAGCCTGCGCCTGGGAAATCTTGCCCATGCGCGGGATGAAATAGAACATCATCGAGACATAGGCGGCGAGCCAGACCAGGAAGGGAATGGCCAGCCTCCAATCGGCCGAAGCCGCCAGGATCACCGCGCCGGTGAAGTACACGACGACATAGACCAGCATGTCGAGCAGCTTCATGACCACTTCGCGCACCGCGAGCGAGGTCTGCATCAACTTGGCGCCAATGCGGCCGGCAAACTCATCCTGGAAATAGCTCATCGACTGGCGGATGAGGTAACGATGGCTCATCCAGCGGATGCGCTGCGGGAAATTGCCCAGCAAGGTCTGGTGCATGGTCAGCGTCGACACCAGCGCGAATGCTGGCAGGACGAAGATGACCATCGCGCCCATAAGGGCGAGCTTCCAGCCGTCGGTTTGCAGGAAGGTGTCGGGATTTGCCCCGGCCAGCCAGTTCACCACATCGCCGATAAAGCCGAAGATGATGATTTCGCCAATGGCCACGGCCGCGGCAGCAAACGCCATCAGCGCCAGCCACTTCTTGGCGCCCTGGCTGTAATAGAGGCAGAACGCCAGCAAGCCCTTGGGCGGCTCGGTTGGTTCCGTCGAGGGGTAGGCTTCCAGGCGCCGTTCAAACCAACGCAACATTGTTATTCACCATAGTTTCTGGCCCGCGGGCCCAGCGTTCATGGCCAGAGCCTCTAAGACCTCAAGCATGGTTGAGGTCAAGGCAGAACTGACCGATGGCGCGTAAAGCCGGACGGGAAATTTGGATACCGCGCTCGATACGCCCGCAATTGGCCAGAGGAGCAGCGTGTCGCAACCAACGGTAGCGTCTTCTCCCCTATGCCTCCACCCTGGCGAGAAAGAAAGAACCGATGCAGTCGCGAGCCCGTTAAGATACACCAAAGAACCGAGTCTGCTGTAGCCGGGCAGACACACTTATTTTCAGACTGTCAGTGACTGGATGTAGCCATGCGCACGGAAACCGAGCACACGATCTATCTCAAGGATTATGCCCCCAGCCCCTACAAAATCACGGCGGTCGATCTCGATTTCCGCATTCTGGCCGACACGACCCGGGTGCGCGCGCTGCTGACCATAGAGCCGCAGGCCGAGACTGCGCCGGGCACGCCGCTGGTGTTGGACGGGGATGGGCTCAAGCTCAGTTCGGTGGCCATCGATGGCGCGCCGCTGGCGCTTGTTGCCTATGCGGCCGATGACAATGGCCTGACCATTATCGAGCCGCCGCTGCGCCGCTTCGTGCTGGAAACCGAAGTCACGCTCAAGCCTGAGGGCAATCTCAAGCTGATGGGGCTCTACCGCTCGAGCGGCACCTGGTGCACGCAATGCGAGCCCGAGGGGTTCCGTCGCATCACCTATTATCTCGACCGGCCGGATAATCTGGCAACGTTCAAGGTGACGATGACAGCGCCGCGCGACCTTGCGCCGGTGCTGCTGGCCAATGGCAATCTGGTGGGTCAGGGCGATGCGGGCGACGGCATGCATTTTGCCGTGTGGGAAGACCCGTTCCCCAAGCCGGCTTATCTCTTCGCGCTGGTGGCGGGGGATCTCGGCTCGATCACCGACAGCTTCACCACCGCCTCCGGCCGCAAGGTGGACCTGGCGATCTATTGCGAGCATGGCAAGGAAGACCAATGCCTGTGGGCGATGGACAGCCTCAAGCGCTCGATGGCCTGGGACGAAAAGCGCTTCGGGCGCGAATATGACCTCGACATCTTCAACATCGTCGCTGTCTCCGATTTCAATTTCGGCGCGATGGAAAACAAGGGCCTCAATATCTTCAACGACAAGCTGGTCTTCGCCCAGCCGGCAACGGCGACCGATGCCGATTATGAGAATATCGAGCGCGTCATCGCACATGAATATTTCCACAATTGGACTGGCAACAGAATCACTTGCCGGGACTGGTTCCAGCTCTGCCTCAAGGAAGGGCTGACGGTTTATCGCGACCAGGAATTCACCAGCGACGAGCGCAGCCGGGCGGTGAAGCGCATTTCGGATGTGGTGACGTTGCGCTCGGCGCAGTTCCCCGAGGATGGCGGCCCGCTGGCCCATCCGGCGCGGCCGGACCAGTATCGCGAGATCAACAATTTCTATACGCCCACCGTCTACGAAAAGGGCGCCGAGATCGTGCGCATGCTGGCGACGCTGTTGGGCGAAGCCGGTTTCCGCAAGGGAATGGACCTCTATTTCGAGCGCCATGATGGCGAGGCGACCACGATCGAGGCCTTTCTTGCCGTGTTTGCCGAAGCCAATGGCGTGGACCTTGAGCAGTTCAAGACCTGGTATCTGCAGGCCGGCACGCCGCGCCTGACCATGAGCGACAGCTATGATGCAGTCAGCCAGACCTATACGCTCAAGCTGAGCCAGGAGACGCTGCCGACGCCGGGCCAGCTGACAAAGCAGGCGCTGGTGCTGCCTATCAAGTTCGGGCTGATCGGCCCCAATGGCAGCCCGATGGGCTGGAGCGCGGTGAGCGGCGGCGAGGTGCGGGACGACATGATCGTGCTGCGCGAGGCCAGCGCGGAGATCACCTTCAAGGGCATTGCCAACAAACCGGTGCCATCGCTGCTGCGCGAGTTCTCGGCGCCGGTGAACCTCGACACCAATCTGACGCAGGACGACCGCCTGTTCCTCGCCCAGCATGACAGTGATCCCTATGGGCGCTGGCAGGCTTTGCAGGATGTGGCGACCGCGCTGGCGGTGGACGCAGCGACGGGCAAGCCTTGGTCCGATGCGGCGGTTGCAGGCTTGAGCCGGGCCATGGCCGATACGCTGGCCAACAAGGACCTCGACGACGCGTTCAAGGCACTGGCCCTCGGCCTGCCGGGCGAGGCGGTGATTGGGCGCACTATCGGCAAGGATATCGACCCGGCACGCATTCACGAGGTCCGGAACGCCTTGACCAAGGCGGTGTTTGGCCCGCTGGGCCGCGATTTGCTGATTGCCTATACCAACCTGTCGAGCACCCTGCCCTATCAGCCGGATGCGGCGAGCACCGGCCGGCGCGCGCTGCGCAATCGGGTTCTGGCGCTGCTGGTCGGTAGCGAGGCGGCGGGGGCGTCAGCTCTGGCCGCCTCGCAATATGCCGAAGCGACCAATATGACGGACCGCTATGCGGCGCTGACCATTTTGGGCAGCGCCTGGACGGCGGAAGCGCCGACCGTGCTGGCCGATTTCCGCACCCGCTTCACTGCCAATCCGCTGGTGTTCGACAAGTGGCTGATGGTGTCGGCACTGGCGCAGGATGAGGGTGTGCTGGAGCGCATCAAGGCAATCCTGGCGGCGCCCGACTTCCCCAAGTCCAATCCGAACCGGCTACGCTCACTGCTCGGCTCGTTCGTGATGAGCAATCCGGCGCAATTCACCCGCCCTGATGGCACGGCGTTCCGCTTCATTACTGACGTCGTGGCCGATATCGACACCCGCAATCCGCAGGTCGCGGCACGGGTGCTGACCGGCTTCCGTATCTGGCAAATGCTGGAGCCGCAGCGTCGCGAAGCAGCCCGTTCCGCGCTTACCGCGCTGCAGGCCGGCGGCAAGCTCAGCCGCAACACGGCCGATATCCTGGCGCGCATGCTGGCGGAGTAACGCAAGCGCAAAATAGAAGAATTTTTCTTCTGCCGCTAAGTGATTCAAACGACTCTCGAATTTGCCTAACGGCGTCCAGGCCCCGATTGAGGGGTCTGGACAAGGCACCCCGGCTTGATTCATGCTTTGTTAAGGGCAAATCGGGTTAGGGCAAACCCATATCATTTACAGGAGAATTCCATGCGGTCGGCGGAGCAATCCGGCGCCGGCGCCGAAGGATTCGGCGCGGGCCAAGTACAGTCCGAGTTTGACCGCCCCAAGGACCGCGTGGCCGCTCCCTCTTCTCTGGCCGCTCGTTTCCGGGTCTCTCCCATCACGGCTGCCGTGGCGCTGACCTCGCTGCTCGCGGCAACCCTGTTTTTCATCTATGACAGCGCTCGAACCCTTGATGACGTGCAGCGCGAGCTGGCCATGATCGGCACCGCCATTGCCGCTGACATTGCCGAGGTTTCCCCGGAATCCGCAGAAGTGGCGCTCAAGGACTCAGCGGGCCGTTATGCCAGCATCATCAAGGCCAGCCTGACCGGCGCTGACGCCGCCGCACCGACCCTGTTCGGCCAGGCCGTGCCCCTGGGCTCGCATGGCACGCTGGCTCTCGAAGCCGCGCAAATGCCGGCTTTGACGGGCATGGCCACCCGCAGCGGCGTTGCCTTCGGGCTGGCCGCACTCATCACCCTGCTCGTTGCATTCAGGCGCCGTCGAGCAGGCATGCCTGACCTGCTACAGCGCCAGAATTACCAGACGCTGGCCGCCGCCATCCCCATGGGCGTGGCCTGCTGGACGCGGATGGGCGAACTGATCGTCTGCAATGACCGCTATCGCGATCGGCTGAACCTGGCAGGCGTCAAAGTCAGCTATCATGATGCGGTCAAACGCCTGATCGCTCGGGGCTATATGAAACCGATCAGCGAGGACGAGCATAGCCGCCTGCTCGAGCTGCATGGCGAAGACGGCTCATGCCTGCTGATCGACGAGCGCCCGCTGGACGATGGCGCGTTCATGACGCTGGTCAGCGACATTACCGAACGCAAGCGCACCGATACCCTGCTCGCCGCGATCCGCGAGGAGCAACGCCATCTGGCACGGCGCTATCACGAGGAAAAGCTGCGGGCCGAGGCCGCCAGCCACGCCAAGACCAATTTCCTCGCCCATCTCAGCCACGACATTCGCACGCCGCTCAACCACATCATCGGCTTTGCCGAGTTGATGCGGCACCAGACCTATGGGCCGCTGGGCGATGCGCGCTATGCCGATTATGTCAATTCCATCAAAAGCTCGGGCGAGCATCTGCTGGCTTCGTTCGCCACCATTCTTGATCTGGCGGAGCTTGAGGGCGGCCGCAAGGAATTGCGCAGCGAGCCCGTCTCGGTCGATGCCCTGCTCGATAGCGTGGTGCAGCGCTTCCGCGGCCAGGCGCAGCGGGCCGGGGTGAGTTTTGCCCTGCGCCAAGGCTGCGGCGCCATCGTCACCGGCGACCGGCTGGGGCTGCAGCGCATGGTTGGCAATATCGTTGAGAACGCCATCCGCTTCACCCCGGCGCGGGGCCGGATCACGCTGGCCGCCTTCGCCGCCACCGATGGCGTGGTGATTGAAATCACCGATACCGGCATCGGCATGGATGAGGAGCGGCTGGCTTCGCTGTCGCAGCCCTTCGCGCTGGGCGATGCCACCTTTACGCGTGACGGCGTGGGTCCGGGACTGGGCATTTCGATTGCGCGCGCCATTGCCGAACTGAGCGGGGGCCGACTGGCGATTGATTCCAGCCCGTCGCTGGGGACCACTGTGGCGATATCGCTGCCGGCGCAGCTCGCCAGCCAGGCGCTGGAGGTCGCGGCCTGATGCTCAACCGGGATTGGCATAAGACCTACCGCATGCCTGAGCACCCGACGCTCGACCAGAGAGTGGACTGGCATCTGGCACATGCCATCGCCTGTGGCTGCCGGGAAATGCCTGACACGATCAAGCGTGAGATCGAGAAGCGCGGCCTTGCCGTTCCGGAGCGGAACCGGCCGAACTAGCTACAGCCCCTTGGCCTTCTCATACCAGGCATCGGCCGCGTCCTGCACTTCAGCACGCATGGCTGCCAGATCCAGTTCCAGGCGCCCGAAATCGGGGTAATGGGTCAGGCCAGCCAGCAATTCCTTGAAGGCTGCGGTCCACGCCTCCTCCTTGAACGGGCTGACCAGGGCCGAACTCATTACCTGTAGCACGGTGGAATAGACCTCGTGGATTTCGGCCAGTCGCATGCCCTGCGGCACCAGTCCCGTCTGGCCGAGCCGGGCGAGGACTTGCGCCGTCAAAGCCTGCGGCAGCGCCACGGTCGCGCCGGCAACCAATTGGGCGGATTGGGCGATGAATTCGAGATCGACCAGGCCACCCTTGGCGAGCTTGAGATCGAAGGGATGTCGTGCGGGGCGCTCCTTGGCCATCAGCGCCCGCATGGCGACGACATCAGCAATCGTGGTGGCCGCGTCGCGCGGCTGGGCCATGACCTGCCCTACTGCCGCATCGACCTGAGAACCGAAATCGCCATCGGCGGCGACCACGCGGGCGCGGCTGAGCGCCAGATGCTCCCAGGTCCAGGCATTGTCGCGGTGATAGGCGCGGAAACCAGCAATGGCCGTGGCGAGTGGGCCGGCATTGCCGGAGGGCCGCAGCCGCATATCGGCCTCATAGAGCACGCCTTCGGCGGTGGGCGCGGTGATGGCGCTGACAAGGCGCTGGGTGAGGCGAGTATAGTAATGATTGGTGCTCAGCGGCTTGTCGCCGGTGGATTCCCCATCGGGCGCGTCATAGAGCAGGATGAAATCGAGGTCCGACGTCACCGTCATTTCGCGGCTGGCCATTTTGCCGAAGGCGAGCAGCGCCACGCGACCGCCGGGCATGGCGCCATGGCGGCGTTCGAATTCGGTGCGCACGCTGCCGAACAGGCGATTGAGCAGGGTTTCCGCAAGGGCGGTAAACTGCTCCCCGGCCCCGCTGGCGCTGACGGTGCCGGAGAGCAGGCCTGCCGCGATGAGGAATTTTTGCTCCTGCCCAATGATACGGGCGCGATCGATGATCTCCTCATAGGAGCGCGCTTCGGCCAGGAACGCGTCGACCTTGGCGACCAGCACGTCGCGATGGGTCACGTCATTGGCGAAGGCGGGATCGATCAGGCCATCCATGACATGGGCGCGGTGGATCACCGCTTCGGCCATACGCGGCGCCGAGGCCAGCAGTTGCACTAGCAGCGTGCGCAGATGCGGATGGCTGCGCAGCAGCGCGAAGAGTTGGACGCCGGTCGGCAGGCGCGAGAGGAAATTGTCGAAGCGGGCCAAAGCCTCGTCCGCGTTGCCAGCATTGCCCAGGGTCACCAACAGGGCCGGCAGCAATTCGGTGAGGTGCGCGCGGGCGGCAGAGGCGCGGGTGGCAGGATAGCTGCCATAGTGCCATTTGCGCACGGTTTCGATGGCCTGGTGCGGATCGGCAAAGCCCATGGCGGCCAAGGTTTCGAGCGTACCCGGATCGTCGTCACTGCCGGTAAAGACCAGATTGCCTTCGCCGCTGCCCAGCGTTTCGCCTTCGGTGAAGAGTTCCGAATAATAGCCGACGACGCGTTCCAGCGCGGCGCGATAGCCGTTTTCAAACTGGATCAGGTCGGGCTCGCCCATCAGCCGGCCGATGATGGCAACCTCCTCCGCCGTCGCGGGCATGACATGGGTCTGCTCGTCGCGCAGCATCTGCAGGCGATTTTCCACGGCGCGCAGGTACCAATAGGTCTGGGTCAGCTCGGTGGAGGCCTTGGGCGTGATCCAATTGGCGTCAGCCAAAGCGGCCAAAGCATGCGCAGTCGGCTTGACGCGCAGGGCCTTATCGCGGCCGCCGGCGATCAATTGCTGGGTCTGGGTGAAGAATTCGATCTCGCGAATGCCGCCGCGCCCGAGCTTCACATTGTGCGCCTCGACGCGGATATCGCCGACATTCTTGGCGATATTGATCTGGCGCTTCATGGCCTGGATATCGGCAATGGTCGCGAAATCCAGATGCTTGCGCCAGACATAGGGCGCCAGCTCCTTGAGGAAGGCTTCGCCCACCTGCTTGTCGCCGGCGCAGGCGCGCGCCTTGATCCAGGCGGCGCGTTCCCAATTCTGGCCGCGGCTTTCGTAATAGGCCAAAGCCGCGTCGAAGGAGATGGCGACGGGTGTCGAGCCCGGATCGGGACGCAGGCGCAGATCGGTGCGGAAGACATAGCCATGCTCGCGCCGCTCCTCCATCAGCCCGACCAGCTTCTGGATCATGCGCGAATAGACCTTGGTCGCCTCCGCGGGATTGGCAAGCACACCCTTGTCGGGATCGTAGAAGACGACGATGTCGATATCGGAGGAATAGTTCAGCTCCTGCCCGCCATGCTTGCCCAGGGCGAAAATGGCGAGACCCGATTGCGCGGCGGTGGCCTGCTCCGGCGGGATGGCCAACAGCCCCTTGGTGCTGGCCTGGCGCATCAGGAAATCCAGCGCTGCATCGAGGGCGGCGTCGGCAAGGTCGGACAGTGCGGCGGTGGCTTGCGCCGTGGTCCAGACGCCGCCGGTTTCGGCCACCGCCGCCAGCAGCGCCGTACGGCCTTTGGCAATGCGCAGGACGGGCGAGAGCGCAGCCTCGTCAGCGGCCTCACGGCCCGCCGTTTCGACGGCGGCGGTGATATCGGCAAAGGCGCCATCGGCGGTGTCGGAGAGGGCTCCGGCCAGCCAATCGGCATTGGTCTGTGCCAGGTCGAGCAGATAGGGCGCTGATTCAAGTAACGGCCCCAGCGTCTTGGCAGCGTTGGCAATTATACCGCGTTGGTCGGCCGGGAGCTCAGCGAGCCAGGCATCAAAACGGGGATGAGCGATCGGCGGCAGGGAGCGGAGCGAAATGACCATGAAAAAGGGATAGCTTGGCGGGTGGGGCAGAGCAAGCTGTGGGCAGGTGAGTTGCTTGCTTCGCCCCAACAAACACGGTGTCATCCCCGCGAAAGCGGGGACCTCTGTTTTGGTGGGCAAGGGAGGGAAACGGAGGACATTGGGGTGAAATGGGCATTGAAGCATGGGCGGGCGCAGCACCCCTCACCCTGTCATTTCTGCTGAACGCAGAAATGCCGTCCCTCTCCCTCAAGGGGCGAGGGGAAGAAAGGGCTAGGCGCCTGGTAGATCGATCACGGCGCGGACGCCAGGGGCATTGTCTTCGATCCGGAAGGTCCCGCCATGCAGCCGCGTCACCGCGTCCACCAGCGAGAGCCCCAAGCCGGACCCCGTTTCTGACCGGCTTTTTTCCAGCCGGACGAAGCGTTCCAGCACCCGTTTGCGGTCTTCCTCGGGAATGCCGGGCCCGTTATCGGCGACGTCGATCAGAACGCGTCCGCCATCGGTGCGCAAGCCCACATTGATGCGGCCCGTGCCTTCGCCTTCGGGCTTGGCGTATTTGACGGCATTTTCGAGCAGGTTGACCATGGCCTGGCCGATCAGTTCGCGATTGGCCCGCAGGTGGACGCCTTCGGCAATGGCGGTTTCGACCACAATGCCCTCGTCCTCGGCCACCGGCCCATAAAGCTCGGCCACATCGGCCACGACGGCGCTGACATCGACATCGCTGAAAGCGCCGGAGGGGGCACCGGCTTCGGCGCGGGCGATCATCAGCAGGGCATTGAAGGTCTGGATCAGGCGGTCGCTCTCGGCGATGGTGGTTTCGAGCGCGGCCTGCCGCGACTGGTCGCTGGCGCCGTCGCGCAATGCCGACTCGGCCTGGTTGCGCAGGCGCGTCAGGGGCGTCTTGAGGTCGTGGGCGACATTGTCGGTGACTTCCTTGAGGCCCTGCAGCAGCGCCTCGATACGGTCGAGCATGGCATTGAGATTGGTGGCCAGGCCATCGAACTCGTCCTGCCGCTTGGTGATCGGGATGCGCTCGGAGAGATTGCCCGACATGATCTTGGTGGAGGTGTCGCGGATGGTGTCGATGCGGCGCAGCACGCGGCGCGCGGTGACCCCGCCCGCGATCAGGGAGAACAGGATAATGCCCAGCACGCCGAACATGAAGCTCTGGATGATGATGGCCGAATAGCCGCGCCGCTCCACCACGTCGCGCCCCACCACGAGGCGCAGGCCATTGCTCAGTTCCACCGAGCGAACCAGGGCATAGCCCGAACGCGGCGGGCGGATATCGGGCAGGCCGGATCCGGCGAGCGGATTGGACCGCTCATAGGCAAAGCTGTAGACGCCCGG
Proteins encoded in this region:
- a CDS encoding sensor histidine kinase, which codes for MRSAEQSGAGAEGFGAGQVQSEFDRPKDRVAAPSSLAARFRVSPITAAVALTSLLAATLFFIYDSARTLDDVQRELAMIGTAIAADIAEVSPESAEVALKDSAGRYASIIKASLTGADAAAPTLFGQAVPLGSHGTLALEAAQMPALTGMATRSGVAFGLAALITLLVAFRRRRAGMPDLLQRQNYQTLAAAIPMGVACWTRMGELIVCNDRYRDRLNLAGVKVSYHDAVKRLIARGYMKPISEDEHSRLLELHGEDGSCLLIDERPLDDGAFMTLVSDITERKRTDTLLAAIREEQRHLARRYHEEKLRAEAASHAKTNFLAHLSHDIRTPLNHIIGFAELMRHQTYGPLGDARYADYVNSIKSSGEHLLASFATILDLAELEGGRKELRSEPVSVDALLDSVVQRFRGQAQRAGVSFALRQGCGAIVTGDRLGLQRMVGNIVENAIRFTPARGRITLAAFAATDGVVIEITDTGIGMDEERLASLSQPFALGDATFTRDGVGPGLGISIARAIAELSGGRLAIDSSPSLGTTVAISLPAQLASQALEVAA
- a CDS encoding bifunctional [glutamine synthetase] adenylyltransferase/[glutamine synthetase]-adenylyl-L-tyrosine phosphorylase, which translates into the protein MVISLRSLPPIAHPRFDAWLAELPADQRGIIANAAKTLGPLLESAPYLLDLAQTNADWLAGALSDTADGAFADITAAVETAGREAADEAALSPVLRIAKGRTALLAAVAETGGVWTTAQATAALSDLADAALDAALDFLMRQASTKGLLAIPPEQATAAQSGLAIFALGKHGGQELNYSSDIDIVVFYDPDKGVLANPAEATKVYSRMIQKLVGLMEERREHGYVFRTDLRLRPDPGSTPVAISFDAALAYYESRGQNWERAAWIKARACAGDKQVGEAFLKELAPYVWRKHLDFATIADIQAMKRQINIAKNVGDIRVEAHNVKLGRGGIREIEFFTQTQQLIAGGRDKALRVKPTAHALAALADANWITPKASTELTQTYWYLRAVENRLQMLRDEQTHVMPATAEEVAIIGRLMGEPDLIQFENGYRAALERVVGYYSELFTEGETLGSGEGNLVFTGSDDDPGTLETLAAMGFADPHQAIETVRKWHYGSYPATRASAARAHLTELLPALLVTLGNAGNADEALARFDNFLSRLPTGVQLFALLRSHPHLRTLLVQLLASAPRMAEAVIHRAHVMDGLIDPAFANDVTHRDVLVAKVDAFLAEARSYEEIIDRARIIGQEQKFLIAAGLLSGTVSASGAGEQFTALAETLLNRLFGSVRTEFERRHGAMPGGRVALLAFGKMASREMTVTSDLDFILLYDAPDGESTGDKPLSTNHYYTRLTQRLVSAITAPTAEGVLYEADMRLRPSGNAGPLATAIAGFRAYHRDNAWTWEHLALSRARVVAADGDFGSQVDAAVGQVMAQPRDAATTIADVVAMRALMAKERPARHPFDLKLAKGGLVDLEFIAQSAQLVAGATVALPQALTAQVLARLGQTGLVPQGMRLAEIHEVYSTVLQVMSSALVSPFKEEAWTAAFKELLAGLTHYPDFGRLELDLAAMRAEVQDAADAWYEKAKGL
- a CDS encoding sensor histidine kinase, which produces MNRFVQLWRTSTVRLTATFILIFVIFAIMLLAFIGWQSSVQIQRQQSDDIDREVRLFQRMDANQSIRALAFAVERISRQPGPGVYYLGDATGQYLLGNMTDVPPEVLITPGVYSFAYERSNPLAGSGLPDIRPPRSGYALVRSVELSNGLRLVVGRDVVERRGYSAIIIQSFMFGVLGIILFSLIAGGVTARRVLRRIDTIRDTSTKIMSGNLSERIPITKRQDEFDGLATNLNAMLDRIEALLQGLKEVTDNVAHDLKTPLTRLRNQAESALRDGASDQSRQAALETTIAESDRLIQTFNALLMIARAEAGAPSGAFSDVDVSAVVADVAELYGPVAEDEGIVVETAIAEGVHLRANRELIGQAMVNLLENAVKYAKPEGEGTGRINVGLRTDGGRVLIDVADNGPGIPEEDRKRVLERFVRLEKSRSETGSGLGLSLVDAVTRLHGGTFRIEDNAPGVRAVIDLPGA